The Nocardioides houyundeii genome includes the window GAGTAGGTCGCCAGCGAGACGCCGACGTAGTGCACCATGAACGCCAGGATCGTGAACGTGTGGAAGACCTCGTGGAACCCGAACCACTTCGGCCACGGGTTGGGTCGCTTGGTGCCGTAGACGATGCCGCCCAAGGTGTAGAACGCCCCGCCGAGCAGCACCATCACCAGCACGGCGCGTCCCACCGTCTCGCCGTAGACCTGCGCGCCCTCGATGAAGGACCCGAAGAAGAATACCGGCGCCCAGCCGAGGGCGATGTAGATCGGCGCCGAGAGCCACCGGGGGTGGTCGAGCCACCAGACCTTCATGACCACTCCCGCCAGCGCGCCGCCCCACATGATGGAGAGCATCAGCCAGCGTTCGGTGCCGTCGAGCAGCAGCACTGCGAAGGGGGTGCAGGAGCCGGCGATGAGCAGGAAGATGTTGGAGTGGTCGAAGCGGCGCAGGTGCGCGTGCACCCCCGGTGACCAGTGGCCCCGGTGGTACAGCGCGGAGACGGTGAAGAGCAGCAGCGCCGAGGCCGCGAAGACCGCGGACCCGACCCTGGTGGGGGTGTCGGGGGAGAGGGCGACGAGCAC containing:
- the trhA gene encoding PAQR family membrane homeostasis protein TrhA, which translates into the protein MTDSVRTRMDHLHDRVEGAIDEVKPKLRGWLHAASAPLTLAAGVVLVALSPDTPTRVGSAVFAASALLLFTVSALYHRGHWSPGVHAHLRRFDHSNIFLLIAGSCTPFAVLLLDGTERWLMLSIMWGGALAGVVMKVWWLDHPRWLSAPIYIALGWAPVFFFGSFIEGAQVYGETVGRAVLVMVLLGGAFYTLGGIVYGTKRPNPWPKWFGFHEVFHTFTILAFMVHYVGVSLATYSLR